Within the Luteolibacter yonseiensis genome, the region GATCGAATGCCTCAACGTCGCCAGCTACCACGGTGGATTGGAAAGCTCGGGAAAGGTCGATTTCCTCGACCGCCATTTTCCCGAGGTGAAAGGCCGCCATGTCCTGTTGCTGGACGACATCCTCGATACCGGACGCACGCTCCACGCGGTCGAACGGAGACTGTTGGAAGAAGGGGCTGTCGCGGTGCACACCGCCGTTTTGCTGGCGAAAGACAAGGAACGCGCGGAGGAAGTGAACGCCGATTATGTGGGATTTGAAATAGGCGACGAGTTTGTCGTCGGCTACGGGCTGGATTACAAAGGCAGGTATCGGAACCTGCCCTACGTAGGCGTGCTCAAACCCTCGGCGGTTTGATGCGCACTGTTCCAGTGCAGGCGATGGCGTATCGCCTTTCCTTGCGGAGGGGCGATACATGATCGCCCATCTTGTGAGAGGTGCCGTGACGATGAGCGGTGTGGAGCTGTCGATTTTCTCAGAAACAAGGGAGCCTATCCGACCAGATCCCCGATTGATCCGAAGTCCGGCGAGAACAGCCGCTTGTAGGTGCGTGCTGCATAGCCGTCGGTCATGCCCGCGAGGAAATCGCACACGAGGCGGGCCCGCGCCGCTTCGTCCGGCGCGGCCTGGATTTCCGCTGCCGTGTCCGCCGGCAGGAGTTGGAAATCCTGCCCGTCGATGGTTCCTTCGGAAATGTATCGCTGCCCCAGCACTTCCCACAACTGCCGCAGCATGCGGCTGCCCTTGTGTTCGAGCTGTTTCAACTGGGGTGAGAGGAACACCACCTCGAAGGCCAGTTTCTTGAAGAGCCGGGACTCCGCTTTCACCGACTCATCGATGACGAGCCGGTAACGGTAGCGGTTCGTGGTGCCGCTGAGGAAATTCACATCCGTCACCAGTTGGGTGGACTGGATGTATTTCCCGATGCGTTTGCCGACGAAGGGATCCACCCGCCGCCTGCGGATGGCTTTCATCAGGTCGCCCAGCGGCGTGCCGTCCCCGGTGTCGGCTCCCTGTTTTTCCGCCCAGGCTTCGATTTTCTCGATGTTGAGGAATCCCGCGCGCACGCTGTCGGAGAGGTCGTTGAGCGAGTAGGCCGTGTCGTCCGCCCAGTCCATCACCTGGCACTCGATGGACTTGAACGTGTCCCGGGTCTTCCCGGGCGTGAGTTCCAGCGGGAAATCATTTCCGCCCATCGCCCAGTCGAGGTGGGCGTGTTGTTCGTCGTAGATGAAGTGGTGCTCGGGCTGGTTTCCCAATTCCGTCCACAGCGACTTGTATTTCAGCACGCCGTCGAGGAACGCGCGTGTGGGGTCCATGCCGCTGCGGCGGGCGGAGAAGATCCGCTCGGTCAGTAGCCGCAGCGTCTGGGCGTTTCCCTCGAAGCCTCCGTAGTCCCGCATCAGGTGGTTCAGCGTGCGCTCGCCCGCGTGGCCGAAGGGAGGGTGCCCGAGATCGTGCGAAAGGCAGATGGCTTCGATGAGATCGGCATCGATGAAGAAGTCATCACCCAGCGGTCCGTCCGGGCGGCTTTTCAACCAGTAGGAAATCGATTTCCCGATCTGCGCGACCTCCAGCGAATGAGTCAGCCGGGTGCGGTAGAAATCATATTCGCCGCTCCAGAAGACCTGCGTCTTGTTCTGCAGGCGTCGGAACGTGGGGGTGTGCAGCACCCGGTCGCGGTCGATCTGGAATGGCGTGCGGTAGTCTCCGTCGCAGGCACCCGAGCGCCGCTCCGTGTCAAAAGCCCCGTAAAAGCGGTTCAACATTTGCCGGAGACTACCGGCTTCGTGAAATCCGGCAATCCCAACCTTGCGTCAATCTGCCGGTCAGGCTTCCCACCAATGGCGTTTCGCGAGCCGCTCCGACCGGATGTCGGTTTTCAACCGGTTTCCGCAGGCATGAGAAATTCCGCCACCGCTTTGCAGCCAATCCAACGCTTGGAGAGGAGTGCGATCCATCGCCGGGCCTTGCGGATCATGGGGAGTGATTGGTGCGGGCGCGTCCTTCATCTGTCGATTTGGAACAATCCTCCCTCGGCCCGTCAAGATTGCTGCCCGGAAAAATGCCGGAAGATTTGTAATAAAAAGAAAAATGTGCGAGTAAGGCTCGATTGATCTCCTACGACCATGCACTCCCTCAAACGCGCGTTTTTCTGGCTTTCCGGAGCCGGCACCGAGACTTTGGAACAATGTCCTCCATGGGAGCAGCGCAAATACGTCGCCTTCGGCGCGACGGTTTTGGTGCCCTGCGCCTTCGCTTTCATCGCGTGCGCCTACGCGCTCTCGACACTCACCGACAACGCCCGCGTCATTTACCCGGTGGCCGCGGTGTGGGCCTTCATCATCCTCACCATCGACCGCGCGCTGCTTGCCAGCTACCGGCCCTACATGTCTCTTGTGCGCAAGCTGTCGCAGTTCTCGCTGCGTCTCGTGGTGGCGGTCCTGATGGGCATCACCATCGCGCACCCGCTGGTGCTGCTGTTGTTCCGCGACACCGTTTCCTCGGTGATCGAAAAAGACCGCGCGGCGGAGATCGAGGTCGTGCGCGGTGGTTTCGAGAAGCAGAAGGAGAAAATCCGTGGCCAGGTCACGACGCTTGAAACCGCTCTGGCCGAGCAGCGCGCGAAGTGGAACGAGTCGTTCCAGGCGAAGTTCATCATCCAGGAAACGGAGGAGGCGAAATCGGCGATCCCGGGCCTGACCTCGGAACAACAGACCGAGCTGAAAGCGGCGATTGATGAAGGGACCGCGCCATTCCGCGAACGCCTCACCGCCATCGAGAAACAATCCGACGAACTCACCCCGCAATACGCCAAGCTCCAGTCCGAACTGGGATTCTGGCAGGCGGAGTTCGAACGCGAGCTCAACGGCCAACGCTCGGGCATGAAAGGGGAGGGGCCGCGCGCCCGCTCCGTCCGCTCCGACCAGCTCGAACCGCGGCGCGAGGAGTCGAAGCGCCTCGGCGGATTGCTCGAGCATCTTACCGCGGAAAAATCCACCCTTCAAACCCAGTCACGCCAGGCGGAGGCCGCCGCGATCAAGCAGTTTGAAACCAAGCTCGCGGAGATCGCCGCCGCGAACAGGGTCGAGGCGGAGCGCGTCGCCGGACTGAAGCAGAAAGTGGAGAACGACCAGGCCGGGCAGTTCGTCACCCAGCAGAACTCCCTGCGCGAGACGATCAAGCAACAGATCGACACCCGCCTCGCCGAGCTCAACCGCACGCAGGGCGAACTGGCCGCCGTGGCCACCGAGGAAGCCAACCGCCTCGCCGCGATGCGTGCCGAACCGCGTCGGGACATCCTCACCCAGACCCTCGCGCTGCACGCCCTTTTCAAGGCGGGCAACGAGGGCGGACAATTCGCCTTTTACACCTACATCGTTCTCACGCTGCTCTTCATGTTGGTGGATACCATCCCGCTGATCGTGAAATTTTTCACCAAGCCGGGTCCATATGACACCTTGGTGGACCGCGACGAGATCACGTTCGACTCCGAGCACCGCGCCTTCCGCCAGAGCCGCGTGCGCTACATGGAGCAGCTTTCCACCGGGAACCTCATCGCCGTGACACGCAACCAACGCCTGGAACACGCGCTGGTGGACGGCGTGGAGCACACCCGCGCCGCGAGGGAGTTCCTGGATTCACTCATCGAAATGGAAAAGGCCTTCGCCGAGAAAATGAAGCTCGAGGAGCAGACCATCGGCGTGGCGGAGAGCGACAAGCGCGCCGCGCTGGAAGCGATCAAGAAGCGTTTCTATGACGACCTGAACCATCGCATGGAAATCTTCTTCTCTTCAAGGCACGTGCCGGAGGGAGTGTGAAATTGGAGCGCGGAATTCATTCTGCGCGAAAACTCGATGCGGGGATCTAATACCAGTTTCCGGAAATAAAGTGACGATTGGAGCCGGCGAAGCTTTCGGAATGCGCGCAGCTCGCCGCCGCTTTCCGTAGTCAGCTTGCTGACATGGCGGAACCAAAGCGGATCATTGATTGCTCCGCAGGCTGTCGCACAAGGGGAGGCGCGACCTATGAATTCGAGCCTCCGTTCCGGCCAGCGAGCTGGCAGACGAAAGCGGCGGCGAGCCGCACGCAGTCCACGGAGCCGCGACTCGGGATCAAGTCACCTTATTTATGAAAAATGGTATAACTTAAATCTGGCGATCCGGTAAAGGAGCCCCAATCTCTGCGAATCAACAAAATCCGCTCACTCCTCGTCCCCACCGCCAGTGCCGCCGATTTGCGGAAGGCCGCGTTACTTTCGTTCGGCGGCGTTTTGATCGCGGGAGGCTTCGGCATCCTCCACGATCAGGTCACCTACACGATTTCCCCGGAATACTTCACGCGGATGAAGTTCGATCAATTCCGCTGGGCGGATGTCGGGCTGCCGGAGCGCGTGTTTGTCGCGGAGATTGGTTTTCTCGCGACATGGTGGGTCGGCTTGATCGCTGCCTGGTTTCTCGCGCGGATCGCGATGCGGAAATTTGAATCGCCGGAAAAACGGGTGATGCAGGCAATGGCGGTCATGGTCGGAATCACGCTCGCCTTTGGTGCGCTCGGCTATTTCCTCGGGCCTGCGATGTTTGAAAACCGCAAGGACTGGCTCTACGCGCTTCGGGAGATGAAGGTGACGGATCTGAATGCGTTCTATCAGGTATCCGGAATCCACCTCGGGAGCTACGCGGGAGCGTTGATCGGATGGATCACGATGATGGTGTGCTTTTTGAAGGCGCGGGACGGACGGCCGCGGATTTGAGAATGGCGGCTATGGAGTGCGGCGGGAAGCTACATGCGTCAGCGCCAAGCCGGATGCTTCATCGTCGTGATGAAACATTGCCGTGGATATTTAGCCCCCGGGGCTCCGGTTTATCCATCGCTCTGTCGCCACACTCCATCAGCAGCCTTCCCGCACTCCATGGCGGGGAAGGTGGCGATTTTGTTCAGCACCGATGGTGCCTCGGCGTTACCTAAGGGGTGATTAATCAGCCCAGCGCTTCCATCAGGTGTCCGAAGACATCCGAGTTCTTCACCATCCCGGCGAACCGGTCCGACTGGGGACCCAGGGCGGAGACGAGGGTGGGATCGGAGGTGTGGCTGGTGCCGGTCCAGCCGATGGCGGTGCGGTTGCCGGCGAACTGGCCCAGCAGCCCTTCCGGCTTGCTGAGTTGTTCGTTCCATTCCACGACGGGATGCTTCTGGAAAATCTCGATGAGCGCGGTGGCTTCGTCGGGCTTGAGCGTGAAGTCGAGGTTCTCCTTGATGAGCTTGGTGAGCTGTCCGGCATCGCCGTCCTTGATTTTTTCCCATTCGCCGAAGAGGCGCTCGTAGGACGACTTCATGTTCGCGATGCGGGCGAAGCGCTTGGTCGTGTCGGTGTAGGCGTTTCCGGTGCCGTTGAGGCCGGGATTGGCATTGCCGTGGTCGCTGGTGACGACCAGCAGGACGTCATCGCGTTTGGCGATGAGCACGAGCACCGCGGCGAGCGCGTCGTCGAAGGCGAGTTGCTCGTTGAGGAGCGCCCCGATGTCGTTCAGGTGCGCGGCGTGGTCGATGCGGGCGCCCTCGATCTGGAGAAGGAAAGGCTTGTCGCTGGCGAGGAAACGCGTGAGCGCGGCTTGCGACATTTCGGTGAGCGTGGGCACCGCCTTGGCCATCTCGGCGTTCTGGTCGCGGTCGATGGTGAAGGGAAGGTGGCCGCGGGTGAAGGTGCCGAGCAGCTTTTCCTCACGGGCGGCGAGCAGTCCGTCGCGGTTGCTGACGACACCGTAGCCCGCTTTGGCGAAGTCCCCGGAGAGGTCGCGCTTGTCCCCGCGGTCCTTGCCGTTGAAGTGGCCGGAGCCACCGCCGAGAATGACGTCCACGCGGTCGAGGTATTGCGGGGCGATGTCGTCCTCGTCACCGCGCTTCGCGGTGGTGGCGGCGAACCCTGCAGGGGTGGCGTGGGTGATGGTGGCGGTGCTCACCAGCCCGATGCGCACGTCCTTTTTCTTCAGGATGGCGGCGATGGGCGTGATTTCCTTGCCGTCGGGAGAAACGTTGATCGCGCCATTGTTCACGCGCTGGCCACCGCCCCACGCACTGGAGGCCGCGGCGGAGTCCGTCACCATGGAGTTCGCCGATGCGGTATCCATCAGGCCGCGGGCGGCGTTGCGGTCATTCATCAGCGACCACCACTGGGTCCCCTTGTTACGGGTGAGTTTGGAATAGGACTCGGCGAGGGTGAGCACGCCGGGGCTCATGCCGTCCGAAACCATGAAAATGACGCCGCGCACCTTGCCGGCCGGTTTTCCCGTGGACTCGGCGGTGGCGATGGAATTGGAGAAAAGCGCGGCGGCGGAAGTGAGTGACGCGGCCTTGAGCCAATCCCGGCGACCGATTTCAGATGACGTGGAGTGTGTGTTCATGTGGCGATTCTTAGCACCACCGGCGACGGC harbors:
- a CDS encoding alkaline phosphatase, translated to MNTHSTSSEIGRRDWLKAASLTSAAALFSNSIATAESTGKPAGKVRGVIFMVSDGMSPGVLTLAESYSKLTRNKGTQWWSLMNDRNAARGLMDTASANSMVTDSAAASSAWGGGQRVNNGAINVSPDGKEITPIAAILKKKDVRIGLVSTATITHATPAGFAATTAKRGDEDDIAPQYLDRVDVILGGGSGHFNGKDRGDKRDLSGDFAKAGYGVVSNRDGLLAAREEKLLGTFTRGHLPFTIDRDQNAEMAKAVPTLTEMSQAALTRFLASDKPFLLQIEGARIDHAAHLNDIGALLNEQLAFDDALAAVLVLIAKRDDVLLVVTSDHGNANPGLNGTGNAYTDTTKRFARIANMKSSYERLFGEWEKIKDGDAGQLTKLIKENLDFTLKPDEATALIEIFQKHPVVEWNEQLSKPEGLLGQFAGNRTAIGWTGTSHTSDPTLVSALGPQSDRFAGMVKNSDVFGHLMEALG
- a CDS encoding DUF4407 domain-containing protein; amino-acid sequence: MHSLKRAFFWLSGAGTETLEQCPPWEQRKYVAFGATVLVPCAFAFIACAYALSTLTDNARVIYPVAAVWAFIILTIDRALLASYRPYMSLVRKLSQFSLRLVVAVLMGITIAHPLVLLLFRDTVSSVIEKDRAAEIEVVRGGFEKQKEKIRGQVTTLETALAEQRAKWNESFQAKFIIQETEEAKSAIPGLTSEQQTELKAAIDEGTAPFRERLTAIEKQSDELTPQYAKLQSELGFWQAEFERELNGQRSGMKGEGPRARSVRSDQLEPRREESKRLGGLLEHLTAEKSTLQTQSRQAEAAAIKQFETKLAEIAAANRVEAERVAGLKQKVENDQAGQFVTQQNSLRETIKQQIDTRLAELNRTQGELAAVATEEANRLAAMRAEPRRDILTQTLALHALFKAGNEGGQFAFYTYIVLTLLFMLVDTIPLIVKFFTKPGPYDTLVDRDEITFDSEHRAFRQSRVRYMEQLSTGNLIAVTRNQRLEHALVDGVEHTRAAREFLDSLIEMEKAFAEKMKLEEQTIGVAESDKRAALEAIKKRFYDDLNHRMEIFFSSRHVPEGV
- the dgt gene encoding dGTP triphosphohydrolase → MLNRFYGAFDTERRSGACDGDYRTPFQIDRDRVLHTPTFRRLQNKTQVFWSGEYDFYRTRLTHSLEVAQIGKSISYWLKSRPDGPLGDDFFIDADLIEAICLSHDLGHPPFGHAGERTLNHLMRDYGGFEGNAQTLRLLTERIFSARRSGMDPTRAFLDGVLKYKSLWTELGNQPEHHFIYDEQHAHLDWAMGGNDFPLELTPGKTRDTFKSIECQVMDWADDTAYSLNDLSDSVRAGFLNIEKIEAWAEKQGADTGDGTPLGDLMKAIRRRRVDPFVGKRIGKYIQSTQLVTDVNFLSGTTNRYRYRLVIDESVKAESRLFKKLAFEVVFLSPQLKQLEHKGSRMLRQLWEVLGQRYISEGTIDGQDFQLLPADTAAEIQAAPDEAARARLVCDFLAGMTDGYAARTYKRLFSPDFGSIGDLVG
- the hpt gene encoding hypoxanthine phosphoribosyltransferase, with amino-acid sequence MRDDIERVLIDEAVIQKRLDAMALDIERDFPGGTLVVIILLKGALVFAADLLRRVPRQLEIECLNVASYHGGLESSGKVDFLDRHFPEVKGRHVLLLDDILDTGRTLHAVERRLLEEGAVAVHTAVLLAKDKERAEEVNADYVGFEIGDEFVVGYGLDYKGRYRNLPYVGVLKPSAV